DNA from Coffea arabica cultivar ET-39 chromosome 10c, Coffea Arabica ET-39 HiFi, whole genome shotgun sequence:
acaattattttaGATTGATCGAAACCAATACAATACAAATAGATAGAACAAATAAATAGAATTGGGTGCTATGCCAACCCCATTCCATATATGGAATGGATATCCACATACAAATATATGAAGACTAATATTGGAGagattaatatatattaaattaagCCTCTATCTTTATTGTATAATGTGTAAAGTTGTACTTTACACATTATACAACTTTATCTTTATACACCACAATAATTCTAATAGCTAGATCCTATGGTCGAAAGATTCATCTACCATAGGATCTAGCTATTAGAATACTGCCGATCATTATTTAATTTCAATTTAAGACACTAAAATTGGAatacttttcattttatttcGAAAACTTTTGATAAGAACTCATAAGTCAAGTTTAATTCAAATTGTTTCTCGAGAAGAGATGGGAAACATGCTCAATATCATTTGATTGAATAGTTGACCCAGCCCCTTGTTGTTTGAAGAAACCCTCCGCTTCAATTGGTATTTTTTCACGAAAAGCAGACATGAGATAAGAAATCCAGTGTTTCACTAAGATTTCGAATAGCGGTCCCGAATTCAAGTTGATTGTATTTCGCCTCTTCCTCAGAGAAAGACGATCAAACAATTCCCAATCACGGTCCTTGCGGGTCGGATCATCCATATAATATACAAAAAGAAACTCCAGATATTTGAGATCAATTCATAAAAATGGGTTGGTTCGGATAGGTTAGGTATATGTAATTGAATGGCTATAAATAAGTAAACTCCTGTAGATTACCAAATATGTGTCTATTTATCTCTTGACTCGAAATTGAACTCATAAGTcaagtttaataatttttattcttatcttaaatcttttggtggggtattttattataattatatggaAATTCGCCTTAGAATGACGAAAATAGACAGAAATAAAAATGTAAAGGTTTTTGAttcttttttattatattaagtTTAAGCTTACTTAACTAATTCGATTTTTATGGCACAGCGGGTTCTATAGATACAAACAGGTATAGACTTGAATGATAAAGAATCGCAAAAAAAGATaacaatcaaaagaaatttttttacgGATATTTTAAGGAatagaaaagtttgaaaaaaaaaaaagaataacaaaatcttcgtcttttttctatttttatttgagtATTTAATACTAATACAATTTTATTGATTCAATTTTCACATATCTTTACCCTATCgaaatttctttttctgaaGAGAATATTATTTCGATAATAAATAGACTAAATGATTGGTTTTGAACAATAGATGTCTTTCACATCCAGTTAGAACGATAAGTAATCCCCTTTAAATGGCAGTTCCAAAAAAGCGTACTTTTACATCAAAAAAGCGTATTCGTAAAAATATTTGGAAAAGGAAGGGATATTGGACAGCCTTAAAAGCTTTTTCCTTAGGAAAATCTCTTTCTACTGGGAATTCAAAAAGTTTTTTTGTAcagcaaaaaaataaataagtaataAAAGTTTGGAATAATCGGAATACACTCAAAAATCGACCCATTTTcaattttctataaaaaaaatataaaaatttcatCATCTCTTGAGTTGATGTAATCAATATGAAATGAAATTAAGttcattcttttagttttaaaaataagaattttttGGTTACTGAATTATTCTAAAAATCCTAATACTTTTTTAttgaccaaaaaaagaaaaattttgttgaCAAACGAATAAATACAAGGTAAAAGGTTTACCTTTCTTTGTAAAAGGTTtacctttctttttctcatttccAAGATGGGGAGGTTTTTTTCCCCATCGACCTATTTGTCAAAGTTagattaataaaaaatttctctttttttagaAGAGTGGGGATAAGACCTTTAGTTAAAagttattttaattgattctcTCCCAATTGGTTGGACCGTAGGTGCGATGATTTACTTCACGGGCGAGGTCTCTGGTTCAAGTCCAGGATGGCCCAGCTGCGCCAGGGAAAAGAATAGAAGAAGCATCTGACTACTTCATGCATGCTCCACTCGGCTCGGGGGATATAGCTCAGTTGGTAGAGCTCCGCCCTTGCAATTGGGTCGTTGCGATTACGGGTTGGATGTCTAATTGTCCAGGCGGTAATGATAGTATCTTGTACCTGAACTGGTGGCTCACTTTTTCTAAGTAATGGGGAAGAGGACCGAAACATGCCACTGAAAGACTCTACTGAGACAAAGATAGGCTGTCAAGAACGTAGAGGAGGTAGGATGGGCAGTTGGTCAGATCTAGTATGGATCGTACATGGACGGTAGTTGGAGTCGGCGGCTCTCCCAGGGTTCCCTCATCTGAGATCCCTGGGGAAGGGGATCAAGTTGGCCCTTGCGAACAGCTTGCTGCACTATTCCCTTGCTAAGAGAAATTGGATCTTTGGTTGATCTGCCTTTTACTCCCCCCTCCGTAGATTATTAGTGCTGGGAATATATATCAAAAGTCCAATGTGCAATCTGAATGAGAAATCTATTTTTCAATTAGTAATTTAGGTTACGCAAAACCAGAGTcagaaagagaaattgaattatTTAATCTAGAAGAGTATTCTATCAGAAGAATTTTGTTAAagttaaattcatttttgattgtgaattccattttgtGTATGCGTGCCCTCCCTCCCAAAAACATACAGTATTCTATCCACGGATCGAAAACAATCGAAAAAGCAGACTCAGTATTTCTTGGAATACTTACTATAATGCTACTACTAATTGTAATAATCCACCCACATATGTTTTTATCCTACCAAAAGTGAAAGAAATAGAACTTAACCCCCCTTTTGATTTGGGAATGAACTTATGCCCCGGCCCCCCTTTCATAGTTCATAGAAAGGGGGAGATGGATTTATTGCTGTATTTATTGGATCCGTCGGGACTGGCGGGGCTCGAACCCGCAGCTTCCGCCTTGACAGGGCGGTGCTCTGACCAATTGAACTACAATCCCAGCGAAAAAAGGGATCTTGCAgagatttttattctttttatctCCGCATCGAGTCTTTATGAAAGATAGGGGGTTATACCCTCTCGTGATAGATTGGATTGGCGAATTGGGCGAATTATTGGGCCGAGCTGGATTTGAACCAGCGTAGACATATTGCCAACGAATTTACAGTCCGTCCCCATTAACCGCTCGGGCATCGACCCAGGAAGAATCACTTTTAGACTTATTGTATTGATAATCCATGATTAACTTCCTTTCGTAGTACCCTACCCCCAGGGGAAGTCGAATCCCCGCTGCCTCCTTGAAAGAGAGATGTCCTGAACCACTAGACGATGGGGGCCTACTTGCCCAACCGCCATCATACTATGATCATAGTATGAACAGTTTTTTGAAATTGTCAATATAATGTAATGGTCTGATTGGATCTTTCTGCCTTTTCTAGGTGTAGAGAATTTTGCGATTTGTCATTCATGAATCGTTCATTCTAATCGCCATTCTCCactctatatatataaataaatctaGTTATAGAAATCTATATTATTTAGTctaatataaaaagaaaataaaaaaagtagaAATAACACAAAGGATAAGATTTTATCAGGGAGTCGTTGGTCCAAAAGGGGGGTTAAATTCTATTTCTTTCACTTTCATTCTTCCATTCATTATTAAGATGAGATACCCTTATCTCATACTTCCACATTGCTCTTGCTATTTCTCCATCACTATCACTAggttttttcttgcttttcttttactttttttttgttttattccaTTAAGTTTTCTATCAAATTATCTTTACTTAAAGTTTTTTGGAGTGATCATAAATTTTGATTAAACTTGGGAAGCAATTTTGTTGCAATTATAGTGAGATTCAAGTTCTCAACTTTTGAGTAACTTTTGTTGCAATTATAGCAacattttgcatttttttgccttttctttttcaattcgcTCCAATACTATCAAATTATTGATTCTGAGTATTTTCAGTTTTTATATGACTATGACTTTGGGTTCAATTATAAATCATGAGTAAGACTTGTGACTTGTTGCATGCATAGGAGTAAATCATGAATTGTTAATTATTATATGAATCTTGATTTCAACATGTGCCCATATTTTTCAATAACTAGATTAAAGTAATTTTAAATTGCATTATGTTTTACACCCATAAATATTGAAGGATAAGCGTATCTacattttttgaattattttcatttaaattgttAGTTGTTTGAGTTAAATTACattttatttgcaaaaataacttttaaatataactttgaaaatgaaaaggatCACTTTAAagcaaaagaattaaaatataagaaaaaattATGGTAAAAAACTCAAAACCAAATCAGTGAGttgcaaaaataataaataaattaattaaagagaaagaagaggaaGGCAAACTAGTCAATTAATCAGAGAGGGAAGGAGAAGAGTAATCAGTGAACAATGGCCCAACAAAATCAATGAAAAATTACAAcgtaaaaataaaaatgctctcaCACAAAAATTATCGCTCAGAGAATATCACCGCCAACAACTAGCAGTAGAGAAAGTAGAATCCTTGgatgaaaaaaaaggatttctccatcaaaagaagaaaaaaagaaggaaaaaaataccATGAGTGCACCGAAGGTGTGCCATTTGTAAACGAGTAAGCACAAATGTCCTCTTAGATACcccaaaattttgacaaaaaaggCCCTTTTTCAAGACTTTCTTccaacttttttctttcttacttcttttatttttttttgtcattttcgtGGGACGATGTGAATAGGATCTGCAACTGCAAAACAGCAGCAGCAAGCATCAGCCTGCAGCAGCAGCAATAAATGTCACTCACCGGTACTACATACAAAGCATTCTTTTGACTCCAATTCCCAAGTCCCCCTTCTCTTTTCACCTTTCTTCTCTCCGTCTGTCCATCTCCCTCTTGGTCGCTTTCTCGATATCCATTTTTCCCTCTCTTGAAAGCTTTCTCATACCTTCCTCTGCTTTCCTTTTTTGCTTCTGTCCTTTCTCTACCATATAAAACTCCAATTGACAGAATTCATCACCTTCCCTCAATAAAAACCCCCACGTCTTTATCACCGCCTTTAACAAAGTTCAAACGCATAGGTCTACTGGTAATATTACTACTACCCCGCCCCCACTGCTCTGTTTTCACCACCTTAATCAAGCCTCttactgtttttcttttcccaaaaCAAAAATCTTGAGAATGAAAACgtgcttttttttctttgggttGTCTGTTTATCAGAAGTGAGAACATTTTTTTTTCGTTGGTTTTGAGTTTTtaaattcttcttcttttttctttctcggAAATTTTGTTTAACCTTTTTGACTTTGTGATTTTGCAGACACGATATGCTACTACTACTTCTAGTACCATATGTTGTGAAAGTAAAGTTCTGAAATAACCatttttcctcaaacttgaaccATGGCTGAGAAGGACTCGGAATTTTTCTCCCACAAAATCCCCTCTTCTTTTCAGGTAAAGTCTCATTTCAGAGTACTTGTTAGTGTCAATAACTTTGtatctttttattttccatGAGTGAATAACACAGTTCAAGAAACTATTACTAGTAGTAAAATGTCAGCCATCTTTTCCTCTCCCTTGATATTCTTCCTTACTGTCATAGTTATTCTCGAATAAGTGCATGTGTAGTGGaagctttttcattttttatttgtttaattttgggTAGCTCCCAAGTGCTTGGGATTGCGTTGTTTAGAAGCacttgtttccaaaaaaaaataatgcgTTTGGTTAAGCATTATTCATAGGTTATATAGAAAAAGTTTTGGAATCTTTTTTAGACACGTTTTTAATAAACTTATCAAATTAGACTTAGCGATAAAAGAATTTCTAAAAAATGTGATTCAAATGAATCTGtcattttggatttttttttgagatgTGATATGTGCGATATAAAAAGATGACTAGAAAATAGAAAGTGTAGTTGGAAATTTTATATACGgaataatccaaaaattttttttaagtactTAATGTATGAAAATGCATGTATCTATGGGTTAATTTCTGTATTTACTTAATAAATTGTTGCTAAATTTGTGTAATTGAATAATTAATATTAGGTTGTGGAGGAAATGAAGGAGCTATGGTCAATGGCTTTGCCTATAACGGCCATGAACTGCCTAGTCTACGTGAGAGCTGTGGTGTCAGTCTTGTTTTTGGGGCGGCTTGGCAGCTTAGAGCTAGCCGGTGGAGCCCTTTCAATCGGCTTCACGAACATCACCGGCTACTCCGTTTTAGTAGGCTTGGCTTCGGGGCTGGAGCCGGTTTGTAGCCAAGCCTACGGCAGCAAAAACTGGGATTTACTATCCATCTCTCTCCAGCGTATGATCTTCATTCTTTTCTTGGCCATTATTCCAATTAGTCTGTTATGGGTCAATCTGGAGTCAATCATGGTGTTCTTGGGTCAAGACATTGAAATTACGAGAATGGCCTCGGTTTATTGCCTTTATTCACTCCCAGACTTACTGACCAATACGTTATTACAGCCCCTGAGGGTTTATTTAAGGTCACAGGGGGTGACTAAACCCCAGCTGTGGTGTACCTTTGTGGCTGTGATATTCCACGTGCCACTAAATTATGTGCTTGTGGTGGTGCTGGGGCTGGGGGTACCTGGCGTGGCCATGGCTTCGGTGCTAACGAACCTGCATATGGTGGTGCTTCTGGTGGGGTACGTGTATGTCTGGGGGAGGTGGGAGTGGAAATGCATGGCTGGGATGGGAGGAGGGATCTGTGGTGGGGTGGGGCCGTTGCTGAAGTTGGCTGTGCCAAGTTGCATTGGGATATGCTTGGAatggtggtggtatgagattgTGACAGTCCTGGCTGGATACTTGCCCAATCCTAGGCTTGCGGTGGCTGCCACGGGGATACTTATTCAGACCACTAGCCTTATGTACACTGTTCCCATGGCGTTGTCTGGCTGTGTCTCTGCCAGGGTAAGCCTTTTCATGACATTAATTTTCTGTACTTGCACAAGTTACAATTAAGACAGGAAAAAACGGTTGTATATTTATGTTACTCAgaattttcacttttcattttgccTTACTGTTTCGTGTTCGACTCTTCACTTTGCGATAGAATAGCCGTGTGTCACGGGATTCGATAGCCGCGTCTAAGTAACAGTTGTCTACAAGTTGAGTATACATACATGTTAATTGTAACGGTTGAAGCATATGGAGTAATTAAATTATCTATGTATATCTAAAAGATTTGTGTTATAGAATCTGCAATGTGTCTATATTTGCATTGGTTTGTGACGTAGAATATTCGTATTTGTAGAAGTCTTGATGACTAATGAATGTCATTGGGATCCAATAAGGATCACTGACTAACTTTGTTTAGTACTTTCTGATGTAAGTTACATCCTTAAAGGCTTAAACAAATTTAGCTAGTTGTGGACTAGGATTAATCTGGTTGTTATGGGGAAAGAATAATGGTGGCGCTATCGAGGATGGCAGTAACAAACTTGAAAACTGTAATTTGATTTCATATTCGAAGGCAATGATTTCATTTCTTATGTGTCATGTGAGACTATTAATTTCTCCCATTAAGGAGTTTAGACGATTTTAATTCACATGCATTGTCCTTCTTGTCCTTTTACTGAATAATATCATGAACAAAGTCATTAACCAGATAATCTGATCTTGGAATTTATATTTATGCATCCTTGATTTTGTAAGTATTTTTTATCTCTAGAAAGTTTAAAATTCA
Protein-coding regions in this window:
- the LOC140016213 gene encoding uncharacterized protein — protein: MMAVGQVGPHRLVVQDISLSRRQRGFDFPWG
- the LOC113739882 gene encoding protein DETOXIFICATION 54-like, whose protein sequence is MAEKDSEFFSHKIPSSFQVVEEMKELWSMALPITAMNCLVYVRAVVSVLFLGRLGSLELAGGALSIGFTNITGYSVLVGLASGLEPVCSQAYGSKNWDLLSISLQRMIFILFLAIIPISLLWVNLESIMVFLGQDIEITRMASVYCLYSLPDLLTNTLLQPLRVYLRSQGVTKPQLWCTFVAVIFHVPLNYVLVVVLGLGVPGVAMASVLTNLHMVVLLVGYVYVWGRWEWKCMAGMGGGICGGVGPLLKLAVPSCIGICLEWWWYEIVTVLAGYLPNPRLAVAATGILIQTTSLMYTVPMALSGCVSARVGNELGAGKPYKAKLAAMVALGCAFVIGFVNIIWTVMFRHKWGGLFTEDDMLKALVASVLPIIGLCELGNCPQTTGCGILRGTARPVVGARINLGSFYFVGTPVAVGLAFWFHVGFSGLWFGLLSAQAACAISILYVVLVCTDWESESLKAKKLTSLELTQKHGNDEEKGLLMKQNGHTEDVP